In Bacillus sp. Cs-700, one genomic interval encodes:
- a CDS encoding small multi-drug export protein, protein MFLSYLLVFVLAAIPLFELVAVIPLAIIGGLSPVLTGVLAFLGNALTVILLIVFVDKFKIWRRKRKQKRTKDVIQEEGETTEAHVEEVQESKKEKRARVLFDKYGLPGLTIIGPFFVGSHISAFMGMSFGSKRKMVTSWMMTSLVLWTVIMAVASSYGVTFFVPDVEDDGVLVRLFNN, encoded by the coding sequence ATGTTTTTATCGTATTTATTAGTGTTTGTTCTGGCTGCGATTCCATTATTTGAACTTGTTGCTGTCATCCCATTAGCGATCATCGGGGGGCTGTCGCCAGTACTAACAGGTGTACTTGCTTTTTTAGGAAATGCGCTAACCGTCATTCTATTAATCGTATTTGTAGATAAATTTAAAATTTGGAGGAGAAAACGAAAGCAAAAGCGTACGAAAGATGTGATCCAGGAGGAGGGCGAGACGACAGAAGCACATGTCGAAGAAGTGCAAGAATCGAAAAAAGAGAAGCGAGCAAGAGTTCTTTTTGATAAGTATGGTTTACCTGGATTAACGATCATCGGTCCCTTTTTCGTCGGGTCGCATATTTCTGCGTTTATGGGGATGAGTTTCGGATCGAAAAGAAAAATGGTTACGAGCTGGATGATGACCAGCTTAGTTCTTTGGACAGTGATTATGGCGGTAGCCTCAAGCTATGGAGTTACGTTTTTTGTACCTGATGTTGAAGATGACGGTGTTTTAGTTCGTTTGTTTAATAATTAG
- a CDS encoding Fe3+ hydroxamate ABC transporter substrate-binding protein has translation MLWDKPKCSYCEKEIKEEEDVYVKMRYPKRKGFTEIKAYLRNWGKFICEDCFSRNKN, from the coding sequence ATGTTGTGGGATAAACCCAAATGCAGCTATTGTGAAAAAGAAATCAAAGAGGAAGAGGACGTTTATGTTAAGATGCGTTATCCTAAGCGAAAAGGTTTTACAGAGATCAAGGCGTATTTAAGGAATTGGGGTAAATTTATATGTGAGGACTGCTTTAGTAGAAATAAGAATTGA